In a single window of the Candidatus Cloacimonadota bacterium genome:
- a CDS encoding HPP family protein, producing the protein MEKSISKIVKEFRRFWKNYVFQSLFAASTIFTALLFLNIEKRPIIIASIGATAFIVFAMPQNITAKPRNAIGGHSVLASYVDLYAL; encoded by the coding sequence ATGGAAAAATCGATCAGCAAAATAGTTAAGGAATTTAGACGATTCTGGAAGAATTATGTATTTCAGAGCCTTTTTGCTGCTTCCACAATATTTACAGCACTTTTATTCTTAAACATAGAAAAAAGACCAATTATAATAGCATCGATAGGTGCTACCGCTTTTATTGTATTTGCAATGCCCCAAAATATTACTGCTAAACCAAGGAATGCCATAGGAGGTCATTCGGTGTTGGCCTCCTATGTGGATCTTTATGCGCTTTAA
- a CDS encoding mechanosensitive ion channel, whose product MQNLYELIQKITGLYPEAQTKLLISVLIILILWLIRFLILKIVWRRSEDVRIRYLWKKTLTYVVSLLGLLLIVNVWIQAFRQLGTFLGLLSAGLAIALKDLVENIAGWLFIIARRPFTIGDRIQIGNYAGDIIDMRVFQFTLMEIGNWVDADQSTGRVIHIPNGKVFTDILANYSKGFQYIWNEIPVLVTFESNWKKARNILLQIARTHTEHLSKSAEKRIKEASKRYMIFHSHLAPIVYTSVKNSGVLLTIRYLCEPRKRRSSEHAIWEDILQEFAKYADIDFAYPTERFYNYQLEKKTENKQSNKENAKHPVHKKE is encoded by the coding sequence ATGCAAAACTTATATGAATTGATACAAAAAATAACAGGATTATATCCTGAGGCACAAACAAAGCTGTTAATCTCAGTACTTATTATTCTAATTTTATGGCTTATTCGTTTTTTAATCCTAAAAATAGTTTGGCGACGAAGTGAAGATGTGCGAATTCGTTACCTTTGGAAAAAGACCTTAACTTATGTAGTATCTCTCCTGGGTCTACTTCTCATAGTTAATGTATGGATTCAAGCTTTTAGGCAACTGGGTACTTTCTTGGGTTTATTATCCGCAGGTTTGGCCATTGCCCTAAAAGACTTGGTGGAAAACATTGCTGGATGGCTTTTTATTATTGCACGGAGGCCATTTACTATTGGAGACCGCATCCAGATTGGAAATTATGCCGGCGATATTATCGATATGCGTGTGTTTCAGTTTACTCTTATGGAAATCGGTAATTGGGTAGATGCAGATCAAAGCACTGGAAGGGTTATCCACATTCCGAATGGGAAAGTATTCACTGACATACTTGCAAATTATAGTAAGGGGTTTCAATATATCTGGAATGAGATTCCTGTTCTTGTAACCTTTGAGAGTAACTGGAAAAAAGCCAGGAATATATTACTCCAAATAGCACGCACACATACAGAACATCTGAGTAAATCAGCCGAGAAAAGAATAAAAGAAGCAAGCAAAAGATATATGATATTTCACTCTCATCTTGCTCCTATTGTTTATACAAGTGTAAAGAACAGTGGTGTCCTGTTAACTATCCGTTATCTTTGTGAGCCTCGTAAGCGTCGTAGTAGTGAACATGCAATATGGGAAGACATTTTGCAAGAATTTGCCAAATATGCCGATATTGATTTTGCGTATCC
- a CDS encoding HPP family protein has product MYSILVYSLAVGLSIFVMVVIDTEHPPASGTALGIVITGFSLNATIAVITSAIVLSLVHHFFKPYLRDFT; this is encoded by the coding sequence TTGTATTCTATTCTTGTATATTCACTTGCTGTTGGACTTTCTATTTTTGTAATGGTAGTTATAGATACAGAGCATCCACCTGCATCAGGCACGGCTTTGGGCATTGTAATCACAGGTTTCTCTTTAAATGCAACAATCGCTGTAATAACAAGTGCCATAGTACTATCATTAGTTCATCATTTCTTTAAACCGTATCTAAGAGATTTTACATAA